The genomic stretch AACGGCCCCGATCTTGATGGTCTTTGGCTGCTGTGCAAAAACAGAAACCGTCAGAAACAACACCACAAATAAAGATACACACATTATCGATACCCACTTTGTTCTCATCTTACCCTCCTCGGTAATATTATTTTTGTGTTGCCATTTTATTGTTTTTCCCTCTTTTCCCCTCAATGGGCGCTACATTTTGTTTCCAGGATTCGATCACTTCGGTGATGTGCTGCGTCATGATCGATGCTGCCAAATCGGGGTCTCCTTTCTTCATGGCATCGAAGATCTCTCTGTGGCGCAACGAAGAGGTTTTAATGACATTGGGGAGCCGGTTTATCGTGGTTAACTGATAACGAAGAAGTTCCTTAATATTCTCCAGTATCTTTAATAAAATACGGTTACCGGCAGCCTTCCCTATGGAAAGATGGAACTCATAATCCATGTCGCTGAATGCCGCAAAATCCCCGCCTTTAATACTCTTTTCCATCTGTCGAAGAAGGCTCTCAATATAATCCAGGCCTTCAGAATCTATGTTCCGGGCAGCCATCATTGCGGTGTTTGATTCGATAACCTTCCGTGCTTCGAGCAGTTCTTCCATGACAGGCGTGCCTTCCGTTAAAAATATACCCCTGCCGTGGCTGATCTCGACAAGACCGATGGAGGCTAAATTTTGTAAGGCTTCCCGCGCTGAGATAACGCTGGTGCCTGTTTGCTTCGCAAGATTTTCTGTGGAAGGCAATTTGTCGCCGGGCATGATTTCGCCCTTCATTATCAAGTCCAGGAGGTTTTTTATTACTACATCACTTGATCTTGTAGTCTTCATATGATATCATATATAATGATATAATGATTATATATGTCAAGAAAAATTTTATAATTTATCTGCCTCATCCTTAACCTCCATCTAACATACTTGAATCACAACATTATCTTGAAAAAAAGATTAAAGTTAGCTATAGTCACAATAAAATAAAGTTTGGAGACATAATGCCAGATATTATAAGGCCCGACCCGGATGCCCTTCTTAAAGAAATACAACGCGAGGGAACCAAAAGGGGAAGATTGAAAATTTTTCTGGGTTATGCGCCCGGCGTCGGGAAAACCTATACTATGCTTCAGGAAGCCCATGTCCTGAAAAAACGTGGCGAGGATGTGGTAGTTGGCATTGTGGAAACGCATAAACGTTTAGAAACTGTAGCCCTGCTTGA from Pseudomonadota bacterium encodes the following:
- a CDS encoding FadR/GntR family transcriptional regulator, coding for MKTTRSSDVVIKNLLDLIMKGEIMPGDKLPSTENLAKQTGTSVISAREALQNLASIGLVEISHGRGIFLTEGTPVMEELLEARKVIESNTAMMAARNIDSEGLDYIESLLRQMEKSIKGGDFAAFSDMDYEFHLSIGKAAGNRILLKILENIKELLRYQLTTINRLPNVIKTSSLRHREIFDAMKKGDPDLAASIMTQHITEVIESWKQNVAPIEGKRGKNNKMATQK